The following are encoded together in the Onychostoma macrolepis isolate SWU-2019 chromosome 03, ASM1243209v1, whole genome shotgun sequence genome:
- the LOC131537778 gene encoding C-signal-like, whose translation MAVLKACSALVTGANRGLGLEMVKQLLEARCSNIFAACRDPDGPNSETLRELAKKHPGVISLVQLDVADQCSIKESAKKVGSLLGKNGLNLLVNNAAVLPQKTLLTATVEDMQSTFNTNVIGPLFVIREYLPYLRTAAKAKGKPGMSCDKAAVINISTDSASMSIMPVLKEPFPFFPYSISKAGLNMLTIYTARDLKADEILCISIHPGWVRTDMGGDKAPIDARESVEGLMRVIGSLTEKQNGAFLDYTGKTMPW comes from the exons ATGGCGGTATTAAAGGCATGCAGTGCTCTAGTGACAGGGGCCAACCGAGGCTTGGGTTTAGAAATGGTCAAGCAACTCCTGGAGGCTCGTTGCTCAAACATTTTTGCTGCATGTCGTGACCCAGATGGACCAAATTCTGAG ACACTGAGAGAACTGGCCAAAAAGCATCCAGGTGTTATCTCCCTTGTGCAGCTTG ATGTTGCTGATCAATGCAGTATCAAAGAGTCTGCCAAAAAAGTTGGTTCTCTGCTGGGGAAGAACGGCTTGAACCTGCTTGTGAATAATGCTGCAGTGTTGCCACAAAAAACCTTGCTGACCGCCACTGTTGAGGACATGCAAAGCACCTTCAACACCAACGTGATAGGACCTTTATTTGTCATTAGG GAGTACCTGCCGTATCTGCGTACAGCAGCTAAAGCCAAGGGCAAACCAGGGATGTCATGTGATAAAGCAGCTGTGATCAACATCTCCACGGATTCAGCGTCTATGAGCATCATGCCAGTACTGAAAGAACCATTCCCATTCTTCCCATACAGCATCAGCAAG GCTGGTCTTAACATGCTGACTATATATACCGCAAGGGACTTAAAGGCAGATGAGATCCTCTGCATTTCCATTCACCCAGGATGGGTGAGAACGGACATGGGGGGAGATAAG GCGCCTATTGATGCCAGAGAAAGTGTGGAGGGATTGATGCGTGTCATTGGCAGCCTTACTGAGAAGCAGAATGGTGCATTCTTAGACTACACTGGAAAAACAATGCCCTggtaa